Proteins from a single region of Pseudomonas sp. BSw22131:
- a CDS encoding gluconate 2-dehydrogenase subunit 3 family protein, whose protein sequence is MTDKPKGLTRRQLLVSSATSLAVVGAATAKAATLTSVPDWVPFDHNGPMHYETPGWQFFTADEASAVEAIVARLIPADDLSVSGKDAGCAVFIDRQLAGEYGTFDRLYMQGPFAAGTQMQGDQSPLVPRERYRLGLAGLATYTQKTFQKAFNALSPEEQDTVLTGLEKGDIALEGIDAKLFFQQVLSNTMEGFFADPIYGGNREMVSWKMIGFPGARYDYRDYIALHNQKLDLVPLYIIGSSAWNKKG, encoded by the coding sequence ATGACCGATAAACCCAAAGGCCTCACTCGCAGGCAGTTGCTGGTGTCTTCCGCAACGTCCCTCGCCGTTGTGGGCGCCGCGACCGCCAAGGCCGCGACCCTGACCAGCGTCCCTGACTGGGTGCCCTTCGACCACAACGGCCCGATGCACTATGAGACGCCGGGGTGGCAGTTTTTCACGGCCGATGAAGCGAGCGCCGTCGAGGCCATCGTTGCGCGGCTGATCCCAGCCGACGACCTGAGCGTCAGTGGCAAGGACGCGGGTTGCGCGGTGTTCATCGACCGGCAACTGGCAGGCGAGTACGGCACGTTTGACCGCTTGTACATGCAAGGCCCCTTCGCCGCTGGCACGCAGATGCAAGGCGATCAATCGCCGCTGGTGCCGCGCGAGCGCTACCGACTGGGCCTTGCAGGCCTGGCCACGTACACCCAAAAAACCTTCCAGAAAGCCTTCAACGCCCTGAGCCCCGAAGAGCAGGACACGGTGCTGACCGGCCTTGAAAAAGGCGATATCGCGCTGGAGGGCATCGACGCCAAGCTGTTCTTCCAGCAAGTGCTTTCCAACACGATGGAAGGCTTCTTTGCCGACCCGATCTACGGCGGCAATCGCGAGATGGTCTCCTGGAAAATGATCGGTTTCCCGGGTGCCCGGTATGACTACCGCGACTACATCGCGCTGCATAACCAGAAGCTCGACCTCGTGCCGCTTTACATCATCGGCAGCTCCGCCTGGAACAAGAAGGGTTAA
- the mrdA gene encoding penicillin-binding protein 2 — MPDPIPLKDHEKETRLVNKRLIACALFVAILSAALVCRMYVLQVTEFAYHSTISENNRVHVLPIPPERGLIYDRNGVILADNRPSFNLTMTRERAGDWHEVIDTLMGILKLPDEDRIVFDKAMKNSPHRFVPVTLLYELTEEQIALLAVNQFRLPGLDVEAQFVRHYPLGVHFAHSIGYVGRINEKESNQLDQVEYRGTQSIGKTGIERFYENELHGHVGYEEVETNAQGRVLRVLKHTDPVAGKNIVLSLDIKLQEAAEEALGDRRGSVVALDPETGEVLAMVSKPSFDPNLFVTGISFKEYSALRDSVDRPLFNRVLRGLYAPGSTIKPEVAIAGLDSGVVTPSTRVFDPGYFQLPDFDHKYRNWNHSGDGWVDLNAAIMRSNDTYFYDLAHKLGIDRMHDYLTMFGIGQKVSLDMFEESAGLMPSKEWKRATRRQAWFPGETVILGIGQGYMQVTPLQLAQATSLIASKGVWNRPHLARTVGGVAPLDEHPMPNIVLHDPREWDQVNNGMQSVMHDPRGIARAAAQGAQYRIAGKSGTAQVVAIKQGERYNRDKTLERHRDNALFVGFAPAAHPKIVVSVMIENGEAGGRVAGPVVRQILDAWLLDADGHLKQQYATPDSPPVNPKQQFATPVKAAGDPHV; from the coding sequence ATGCCCGATCCCATACCGTTGAAGGACCACGAAAAAGAAACCCGGCTGGTCAACAAGCGGTTGATCGCTTGCGCTCTGTTCGTGGCGATACTCAGCGCGGCACTGGTCTGCCGGATGTACGTCCTTCAAGTTACCGAATTCGCTTATCACTCGACCATTTCTGAAAACAACCGCGTGCACGTGCTGCCCATTCCTCCAGAGCGCGGGCTGATTTACGACCGAAACGGCGTCATCCTCGCCGATAACCGCCCCAGTTTTAACCTGACCATGACCCGCGAGCGCGCGGGCGACTGGCATGAAGTCATCGACACCCTGATGGGCATTCTCAAGCTGCCGGACGAGGACCGCATCGTCTTCGACAAGGCGATGAAAAACTCCCCCCATCGCTTTGTGCCGGTCACGTTGCTGTATGAACTGACCGAGGAGCAGATTGCCTTGCTGGCGGTTAACCAGTTCCGCTTGCCGGGCCTGGACGTCGAGGCGCAGTTTGTCCGCCATTACCCGCTGGGCGTGCATTTTGCGCACTCCATCGGTTACGTGGGCCGGATCAACGAGAAAGAATCCAACCAACTGGATCAGGTGGAATACCGGGGCACGCAGTCCATCGGCAAGACCGGTATCGAGCGCTTTTACGAGAATGAACTGCACGGCCATGTCGGCTACGAAGAGGTCGAGACCAACGCTCAGGGTCGTGTGCTGCGGGTGCTCAAGCACACCGATCCGGTGGCTGGCAAAAACATTGTGCTGAGCCTGGACATCAAGTTGCAGGAAGCCGCCGAGGAAGCGCTGGGGGACCGTCGCGGTTCAGTGGTGGCGCTCGACCCTGAAACCGGTGAAGTGCTGGCAATGGTCAGCAAGCCGAGTTTCGACCCGAACCTGTTCGTCACCGGCATCAGCTTCAAGGAATACTCGGCGTTGCGCGACTCGGTCGACCGCCCACTGTTCAACCGGGTGCTGCGCGGTCTTTATGCACCGGGCTCGACCATCAAGCCGGAAGTGGCGATTGCCGGGCTCGACAGCGGGGTGGTCACGCCATCCACACGGGTGTTCGACCCCGGGTATTTCCAGTTGCCGGATTTCGATCATAAATACCGTAACTGGAACCACAGCGGCGATGGCTGGGTGGATCTGAACGCGGCGATCATGCGGTCCAACGACACCTATTTTTATGACCTGGCACACAAGCTGGGCATCGACCGCATGCACGATTACCTGACCATGTTCGGCATCGGCCAGAAGGTGTCGCTGGACATGTTCGAAGAGTCAGCGGGCCTGATGCCGTCCAAGGAATGGAAGCGCGCGACCCGCCGTCAGGCCTGGTTCCCCGGCGAAACCGTGATCCTCGGTATTGGCCAGGGTTATATGCAGGTCACGCCGCTTCAACTGGCGCAGGCTACGTCGTTGATCGCCAGCAAAGGCGTGTGGAATCGCCCGCACCTGGCGAGGACTGTTGGCGGCGTCGCGCCACTGGATGAACACCCGATGCCCAACATCGTGCTGCACGACCCCCGCGAGTGGGATCAGGTCAACAACGGCATGCAGTCAGTGATGCATGATCCGCGAGGCATTGCCCGCGCCGCCGCACAGGGCGCGCAATACCGCATTGCCGGCAAGAGCGGCACCGCGCAAGTGGTCGCGATCAAGCAGGGCGAACGCTACAACCGCGACAAGACACTGGAACGTCACCGCGACAACGCCCTGTTCGTGGGCTTCGCGCCGGCAGCGCACCCGAAAATCGTGGTGTCGGTGATGATCGAAAACGGCGAGGCGGGCGGTCGTGTGGCTGGGCCGGTGGTGCGGCAGATCCTCGATGCCTGGTTACTGGATGCCGATGGTCATCTCAAACAGCAATACGCGACGCCCGACAGCCCGCCAGTCAATCCGAAGCAGCAGTTCGCGACACCGGTGAAGGCGGCCGGCGACCCGCACGTATAG
- the poxB gene encoding ubiquinone-dependent pyruvate dehydrogenase: protein MSSKTVADHLAQTLLAAGVSKIWGVSGDSLNGLTDSLERLGKIKWMHTRHEEVAAFAAGAEAATSGKLAVCAGSCGPGNLHLINGLYDCHRSGVPVLAIAAQIPSSEIGLNYFQETHPTELFKECSHFVEAVSSAEQFPGVLERAMRAAISQRGVAVIVIPGDVALSAAPDVKAKWVDHQPPLVTPTDADLQRIVDLLDGSKAVTILAGAGCADAHDQVVALAERLSAPVVHALRGKQYIEYANPFDVGMTGLIGFSSGYHAMMACDTLVILGSSFPYRNFYPEKAKVIQIDIDPTAIGRRVPVTLGVAGGIAETLDELLPRLKAHTDRKFLDKALDHYAKSREELDELATPSGHGEPIHPQYLTRLVDAYADPDAIFTVDVGTPTLWAARYLTMNGKRSLLGSFNHGSMANAMPQALGAKAAFPQRQVVALCGDGGLSMLMGDLLSIRQLNLPIKLVVFNNSSLGFVAMEMQAGGYVPHDTDFNCTNFANIAIGAGILGIRVEDSADLPNALKKAFEHPGPVLVDVVTAKQELGMPPKIKLAQAKGFSLFMLKAVMNGKADMVLELAKTNLR from the coding sequence ATGTCCAGCAAAACCGTTGCAGACCACCTCGCCCAAACCCTGCTTGCCGCAGGGGTATCGAAAATATGGGGGGTCAGTGGTGACAGCCTGAACGGCCTGACCGACAGCCTTGAACGTCTGGGCAAAATCAAGTGGATGCACACCCGCCACGAAGAGGTCGCCGCGTTCGCTGCCGGTGCAGAAGCTGCGACCTCTGGCAAGCTGGCGGTGTGCGCCGGGAGTTGCGGGCCGGGCAATCTGCACCTGATCAACGGCTTGTACGATTGCCACCGCAGCGGTGTGCCCGTGCTGGCGATTGCCGCGCAAATCCCGTCGTCCGAGATCGGGCTGAACTACTTTCAGGAAACTCATCCCACCGAACTCTTCAAAGAGTGCAGCCATTTCGTTGAAGCCGTCAGCAGCGCCGAGCAGTTTCCCGGGGTGCTGGAACGGGCGATGCGGGCTGCCATCAGTCAGCGCGGCGTGGCGGTGATCGTCATCCCGGGCGACGTAGCGCTGAGCGCGGCGCCTGACGTCAAGGCCAAATGGGTCGATCACCAGCCCCCACTGGTCACGCCGACCGACGCCGACCTGCAACGCATCGTTGATCTGCTGGACGGCTCCAAAGCCGTGACGATTCTGGCCGGCGCCGGGTGCGCGGATGCGCATGATCAGGTGGTGGCGCTGGCAGAGCGGCTCAGTGCGCCGGTAGTGCACGCGTTGCGCGGCAAGCAGTACATCGAGTACGCCAACCCCTTCGACGTTGGCATGACCGGGCTCATCGGCTTCAGCTCCGGCTATCACGCGATGATGGCCTGCGACACGCTGGTGATCCTCGGCAGCAGCTTCCCGTACCGCAATTTCTACCCGGAAAAAGCCAAGGTCATTCAGATCGATATCGACCCCACGGCGATCGGTCGTCGCGTGCCGGTGACCCTCGGCGTGGCAGGCGGCATCGCCGAAACTCTCGACGAACTGTTGCCGCGTCTCAAGGCCCACACCGACCGCAAGTTCCTCGACAAGGCGCTGGATCACTACGCTAAATCCCGTGAAGAACTCGACGAACTGGCCACGCCATCGGGCCATGGCGAGCCGATTCACCCGCAGTACCTGACACGCCTGGTCGACGCCTACGCCGACCCGGACGCGATCTTCACTGTCGATGTCGGCACGCCGACCTTGTGGGCCGCGCGTTACCTGACCATGAACGGCAAGCGCTCGCTGTTGGGCTCGTTCAACCACGGTTCCATGGCCAACGCGATGCCACAGGCATTGGGTGCCAAGGCGGCATTCCCGCAGCGGCAAGTGGTGGCGCTGTGCGGTGACGGCGGTTTGTCGATGCTGATGGGCGACCTTCTGTCGATCCGCCAGTTGAATCTGCCGATCAAGCTGGTGGTGTTCAACAACAGCTCGCTGGGTTTTGTGGCGATGGAAATGCAGGCGGGCGGTTACGTGCCCCACGACACCGATTTCAACTGCACCAATTTTGCCAACATCGCCATCGGCGCAGGGATTCTGGGGATTCGCGTGGAAGACTCGGCTGACCTGCCGAATGCCCTGAAAAAAGCCTTCGAGCATCCGGGGCCTGTGTTGGTTGACGTTGTGACCGCGAAACAGGAACTGGGCATGCCGCCGAAGATCAAACTGGCCCAGGCGAAGGGCTTCAGTCTGTTCATGCTCAAGGCCGTCATGAACGGTAAAGCGGACATGGTCCTGGAGCTGGCGAAAACTAACCTGCGCTGA
- a CDS encoding 2Fe-2S iron-sulfur cluster-binding protein, with protein sequence MRTYKVTLKIPEKSDVTLEVDDDTEILDAAELAGIVLPSDCRAGACSTCIGRLIEGTVDQSNQSFLDEEQIALGFVVLCVAYATSDCIIKTYDGHALFNVSVSPQLY encoded by the coding sequence ATGCGCACCTATAAAGTAACGCTAAAGATCCCCGAAAAATCTGACGTGACGCTGGAGGTTGACGATGACACTGAGATTCTCGATGCGGCGGAATTGGCGGGAATTGTGCTCCCCAGCGACTGCCGAGCAGGGGCTTGCTCAACATGCATAGGCAGACTGATAGAGGGTACTGTAGATCAAAGCAATCAGAGTTTTTTAGATGAGGAACAAATCGCCCTTGGTTTTGTTGTGCTTTGCGTGGCGTACGCAACAAGTGACTGCATCATTAAAACCTACGACGGACATGCCTTGTTTAACGTCAGTGTATCTCCTCAGCTCTATTAG
- a CDS encoding MurR/RpiR family transcriptional regulator, producing the protein MEKRPFLDALEQRFSDLTPTGKRIAGYLLANPQKLPFETADSIAQQTGTTGISVGRFLRSLGYRNIDDVKQSLRGDSASPWVITDRLGAFREENTQGDALERSMNRELEAIQRVYALARSETFARIVERLHSADAVFIVGIQTTRGILNAFFSHLEYIRPKVYYVDGLSGTYAESLNSQFQNPYAVIADFRTYSAVTRTFCEVAHQQNVGLAFITDFHCPWARDYPSDLLQLNSDVGQFWDSLAPLTCLFNLMVSALADRYGDRLDQRLAKNRELQQLFGQFE; encoded by the coding sequence ATGGAAAAGCGTCCCTTCCTCGATGCACTTGAACAGCGGTTCAGCGACCTGACGCCCACCGGCAAGCGCATCGCTGGCTACCTGCTGGCAAATCCGCAGAAGCTGCCGTTCGAGACCGCCGACAGCATCGCTCAGCAAACCGGGACCACTGGCATTTCGGTCGGGCGCTTCCTGCGTTCACTGGGCTATCGCAACATCGACGACGTCAAACAGAGCCTTCGCGGCGACAGTGCCAGCCCGTGGGTGATCACTGATCGGCTCGGCGCGTTTCGTGAAGAAAACACCCAGGGCGATGCATTGGAGCGCTCGATGAACCGCGAGCTGGAAGCCATCCAGCGGGTCTACGCCCTGGCCCGCAGCGAGACCTTCGCCCGCATCGTCGAGCGGCTGCACAGCGCCGACGCCGTGTTCATCGTCGGCATCCAGACCACCCGCGGCATCCTCAACGCGTTTTTCAGTCACCTGGAGTACATCCGGCCCAAGGTGTATTACGTCGACGGCTTGTCCGGCACCTACGCCGAATCACTGAATTCCCAGTTCCAAAACCCCTACGCGGTGATCGCCGACTTCCGCACCTATTCCGCTGTCACGCGGACCTTCTGCGAAGTCGCCCATCAGCAGAATGTCGGGCTGGCGTTCATTACCGACTTTCACTGCCCGTGGGCCCGTGATTACCCGAGCGATCTGCTGCAGCTCAATTCCGATGTGGGCCAGTTCTGGGATTCCCTGGCGCCGCTGACGTGCCTGTTCAATCTGATGGTGTCGGCACTGGCCGACCGATACGGCGACCGCCTCGACCAAAGGCTGGCGAAGAACCGTGAGCTGCAGCAACTGTTCGGCCAGTTTGAATAA
- the ddpX gene encoding D-alanyl-D-alanine dipeptidase: protein MQVEINLIYAGVDNLAGKQIYQDPRCLLHRDAERCLRKASTLARQAGLRLRLFDAYRPPYAQFLLWEALPNPEYVRDPSLGSHHSRGVAVDLTLIDADGQTLDMGTGFDDMREQSHQFYADLPPQVQRNRLLLLGIMLSAGFTYMDSEWWHYELPNAQDYPLIDDTSIKQAH, encoded by the coding sequence ATGCAGGTCGAGATCAACCTGATCTACGCCGGCGTCGACAACCTCGCCGGCAAGCAGATTTACCAGGACCCGCGCTGCCTGCTGCACCGCGACGCCGAGCGCTGTCTGCGCAAGGCCAGCACCCTGGCGCGACAGGCCGGACTGCGGCTGCGCCTCTTCGACGCCTATCGCCCGCCCTACGCGCAATTTCTGCTGTGGGAAGCGCTGCCCAATCCCGAATACGTGCGTGACCCGAGCCTGGGTTCACACCACAGCCGAGGCGTGGCGGTGGATCTGACCCTGATCGACGCCGACGGCCAGACGCTGGACATGGGCACCGGCTTTGATGACATGCGCGAGCAATCCCATCAGTTCTACGCCGACCTGCCGCCTCAGGTGCAGCGCAATCGCCTGCTGCTGCTGGGCATCATGCTCAGCGCCGGATTTACCTACATGGACAGTGAGTGGTGGCACTACGAGTTGCCCAACGCGCAGGACTATCCGTTGATCGACGACACCTCGATCAAACAAGCGCACTGA
- a CDS encoding ABC transporter substrate-binding protein, translating into MKSFITPHKLAMAVLCTAMGLGAWQTASAASPPDTLMIGKPSDPQTLDPAVTIDNNDWAVTYPSYQRLVTYKVGSTEVMGELASGWTTSPDSLVWEFKLKPGNQFDDGAEVNAEAVKFSFDRVMKLKQGPSGAFPDDMAVSVVDPMTVRFTLKTPYAPFLSTLAHNGAAIVNPDVAKKPEGADAYLSIHTAGSGAFKLVSWQKGQTLTMEQNPHYAGTKPALKKVVIKIIGEASVRRLQLEHGDLDIIEDMPEDQLEALSKKPGIVVGDYPSLRVTLLYLNNKKAPMSDPNARRAIVEALDYNGIINGILKGKAKPMNGPIPQGMWAYDDKLPVPKQDEAKAKADFAKVTPKVANLNFMYSDKDPNWEPIGLTLQANLQAVGVNLKMEKLANATMRERLGSGDFDVAIGSWSPDFADPYMFMNFWFDSKLQGLPGNRSFYNNPQVDKLVRDAAANNDIAQRTEMYQKAQKIVINDSAYAYLYQKAYTLPMSSKVKGYVFNPMLEQVFNVDTITK; encoded by the coding sequence ATGAAATCATTCATTACCCCACACAAGCTGGCGATGGCAGTCCTCTGCACCGCCATGGGCCTTGGTGCCTGGCAGACCGCGAGCGCCGCATCGCCGCCCGACACCTTGATGATCGGCAAACCGTCCGACCCGCAGACCCTCGACCCGGCCGTGACCATCGACAACAATGACTGGGCCGTGACCTATCCTTCCTATCAGCGCCTCGTCACCTACAAAGTCGGCAGCACCGAAGTGATGGGCGAGCTGGCGAGCGGCTGGACCACATCGCCCGACAGCCTGGTCTGGGAATTCAAGCTCAAGCCGGGTAACCAGTTCGATGACGGCGCCGAGGTCAACGCCGAGGCGGTGAAGTTCTCGTTTGATCGCGTAATGAAGCTCAAGCAAGGGCCGTCCGGCGCGTTCCCGGATGACATGGCGGTGTCGGTGGTTGACCCGATGACCGTGCGCTTCACCCTGAAAACCCCTTACGCACCATTCCTCTCGACCCTGGCCCACAACGGCGCGGCCATCGTCAACCCGGATGTCGCGAAAAAACCCGAAGGCGCCGACGCATACCTGTCGATCCACACCGCAGGTTCCGGGGCATTCAAGCTGGTCAGCTGGCAGAAGGGCCAGACCCTGACCATGGAACAGAATCCTCACTACGCGGGCACCAAACCGGCGCTGAAAAAGGTCGTGATCAAGATCATCGGCGAAGCCTCGGTGCGTCGCTTGCAACTGGAGCACGGTGACCTCGACATCATCGAAGACATGCCCGAAGACCAGCTTGAAGCACTGAGCAAAAAGCCCGGCATCGTCGTGGGTGATTACCCGTCGCTGCGCGTCACGCTGCTGTACCTGAACAACAAGAAAGCGCCGATGAGCGACCCCAACGCGCGGCGGGCCATCGTCGAAGCTCTGGATTACAACGGCATCATCAACGGTATTCTCAAAGGCAAGGCCAAGCCCATGAACGGGCCTATCCCGCAGGGCATGTGGGCCTACGACGACAAGCTCCCGGTGCCAAAACAGGACGAAGCCAAAGCCAAGGCTGATTTCGCCAAAGTCACGCCTAAGGTCGCCAACCTTAACTTCATGTATTCGGACAAAGACCCGAACTGGGAACCGATCGGCCTGACCCTGCAAGCCAACCTGCAAGCGGTAGGCGTGAACCTGAAGATGGAAAAGCTGGCCAATGCCACCATGCGTGAGCGGCTGGGCAGCGGTGATTTCGACGTGGCCATCGGTTCATGGAGCCCTGACTTTGCCGACCCGTACATGTTCATGAACTTCTGGTTCGACTCCAAGCTGCAAGGCCTGCCGGGCAATCGCTCGTTCTACAACAACCCGCAAGTCGACAAGCTGGTGCGTGATGCAGCGGCCAACAACGACATCGCCCAACGCACCGAGATGTACCAGAAGGCGCAGAAAATCGTGATCAACGACAGCGCTTACGCGTACCTCTATCAGAAGGCCTACACCTTACCGATGAGCAGCAAGGTAAAGGGCTACGTATTCAATCCGATGCTGGAACAAGTGTTCAACGTCGACACGATCACCAAATAG
- a CDS encoding ABC transporter permease: MAFLTTVRKRVSGLLLVVFGVSLITFSISHLIPGDPARLIAGDRATDEIVQHIRHQLGLDLPLYQQYGRYMLDLFHGDLGTSIRTSRPVLEDLQAFFPAKLELALAALLLSILVGVPLGVLSAVYHNRFIDQVARTLAVTGISTPAFWLGLGLIVLFYGHLNWLPGSGRLDEGLDPPRTVTGFYLIDALLMGDMALFSNALQHLVLPAITLGFVNLGVVARQIRSAMLDQLGEDYIRTARAYGLSKWAVILRHALPNALIPSVTVLGLTLGDLLYGAVLTETVFAWPGMGAYVVKSIQSLDFPAVMGFAILVSFIYVLLNMAIDLLYRLIDPRIREVN, from the coding sequence ATGGCCTTCCTGACTACTGTGCGTAAACGCGTATCCGGCCTGTTGCTGGTGGTGTTTGGCGTTTCGCTGATTACTTTTTCGATTTCGCACCTGATCCCGGGCGACCCTGCGCGCTTGATCGCCGGCGACCGGGCCACGGACGAGATCGTGCAGCATATCCGCCACCAATTGGGGCTGGATTTGCCGCTGTATCAACAATACGGGCGCTACATGCTCGACCTGTTCCATGGCGATCTCGGTACTTCGATTCGTACCAGCCGACCGGTACTCGAAGACCTGCAAGCGTTCTTTCCGGCAAAGCTGGAACTGGCGCTGGCTGCATTGCTGCTGTCGATTCTGGTGGGCGTGCCGCTTGGGGTGCTGTCGGCGGTTTACCACAACCGCTTTATTGACCAGGTCGCGCGCACGCTGGCGGTAACCGGTATTTCAACGCCCGCGTTCTGGCTTGGGCTGGGTTTGATCGTGCTGTTTTACGGCCACCTGAACTGGCTGCCCGGCAGCGGGCGTCTGGATGAAGGCCTGGACCCGCCGCGCACGGTCACTGGTTTTTACCTGATCGACGCGCTGCTGATGGGCGACATGGCGCTGTTTTCCAATGCCCTGCAGCACCTGGTTCTGCCGGCGATCACACTGGGTTTCGTCAATCTGGGCGTGGTGGCGCGGCAGATTCGCTCGGCGATGCTCGACCAACTGGGTGAGGACTACATCCGCACCGCACGGGCTTACGGCTTGTCGAAATGGGCAGTGATTCTACGTCACGCCTTGCCCAATGCGCTGATCCCGTCGGTGACGGTACTGGGCCTCACGCTCGGCGACCTGCTTTACGGCGCTGTGCTGACCGAAACAGTGTTTGCCTGGCCGGGGATGGGCGCCTATGTGGTCAAGTCGATCCAGTCGCTGGACTTCCCTGCCGTGATGGGCTTCGCGATTCTGGTGTCATTCATTTATGTGCTGCTCAACATGGCCATCGATCTGCTGTACCGCCTGATCGACCCGCGCATCCGCGAGGTGAATTGA
- the ddpC gene encoding D,D-dipeptide ABC transporter permease, whose amino-acid sequence MSTPITAPIVAPLPKATRWQDKFAYLAYQVRRSPLTMAGLLITLMVLLCMMFAPWLATHNPNALDLAHRLAAPSSSHWFGTDEVGRDLFSRVLYGSQQSVGVGLFVAFASCFVGGLLGCMSGIIGGRFDGLMMRLMDIMLSVPSLVLIMALAAALGPSLFNAMLAITLVRVPFYVRLARGQALSIRQMGYVKAAETFGAGRWHMVLWHVARNAMPPLLVQLSLDIGSAILMASALGFIGLGAQQPTAEWGSMVATGRNYILDQWWYSTFPGLAILITATGFNLLGDGVRDLLDPRQQGK is encoded by the coding sequence ATGTCTACACCTATTACCGCCCCCATTGTCGCGCCGCTGCCAAAAGCAACTCGCTGGCAGGACAAGTTTGCATACCTGGCATATCAGGTCCGGCGCAGCCCGCTGACCATGGCCGGTTTGCTGATCACCTTGATGGTGTTGCTGTGCATGATGTTCGCGCCGTGGCTGGCCACGCATAACCCTAATGCGCTGGACCTTGCGCATCGACTGGCTGCGCCCTCGTCCAGCCACTGGTTCGGCACCGATGAAGTGGGCCGAGACCTGTTCAGCCGCGTGCTGTACGGCAGCCAGCAATCCGTGGGCGTTGGCCTGTTCGTGGCGTTTGCCTCCTGCTTTGTCGGCGGCCTGCTGGGCTGCATGTCCGGAATTATCGGCGGGCGCTTCGACGGCCTGATGATGCGTCTGATGGACATCATGCTGTCGGTGCCGTCGCTGGTGCTGATCATGGCACTGGCCGCAGCCCTCGGCCCGAGCCTGTTCAACGCCATGCTGGCGATCACGCTGGTGCGGGTTCCGTTCTATGTGCGGCTGGCCCGGGGTCAGGCCTTGAGCATCCGCCAGATGGGCTACGTCAAAGCTGCGGAAACCTTCGGCGCCGGGCGCTGGCACATGGTGCTCTGGCACGTGGCGCGCAATGCGATGCCGCCCTTGTTGGTGCAGTTAAGCCTGGACATCGGCAGCGCGATTCTCATGGCCTCGGCGCTGGGCTTCATCGGCCTGGGCGCGCAACAGCCCACGGCGGAGTGGGGCTCGATGGTCGCCACCGGGCGCAATTACATCCTCGATCAATGGTGGTACTCGACCTTTCCGGGGCTGGCGATTCTGATCACCGCCACCGGGTTCAATCTGCTGGGCGATGGCGTTCGTGACCTGCTCGACCCACGGCAACAGGGGAAATGA
- a CDS encoding ABC transporter ATP-binding protein: protein MTMHTQASLTPDAKAPVLAIDNLCIEFPAYKSTVKALNGVTLHVNPGEIVGVIGESGSGKSVTAMLSLRLLPERSYQVKSGSLSILGRDMLLAKENDLLKVRGRDAAMIFQEPMTALNPTRRIGRQMLDVIIHHQQLSKAEAHAKAIALLRDMHIADPEQIMESYPFELSGGMRQRVMIALAFSCDPQLLIADEPTTALDVTVQRQVLLLLREKARQRGTAILLITHDMALVSQFCDRVYVMYTGAVVEQGVTADVMADPSHPYTQGLLSGLPEQVEPGTDLMTIPGQVPNLSALPGGCTFRDRCGYAMPKCLTRPPLMAVAESGDRKSACWLADNPVARSLQQVISRP from the coding sequence ATGACCATGCACACCCAAGCTTCCCTAACGCCTGACGCCAAGGCTCCGGTGCTGGCCATCGACAATTTGTGCATCGAGTTTCCGGCCTACAAAAGTACAGTCAAGGCCCTGAACGGCGTGACGCTGCACGTCAATCCCGGCGAGATCGTCGGGGTGATCGGCGAGTCCGGTTCGGGCAAATCGGTGACCGCCATGCTCAGCCTGAGGCTGTTGCCGGAGCGTTCTTATCAGGTCAAAAGCGGCAGCCTGAGCATTCTTGGTCGCGACATGCTGCTGGCCAAAGAAAACGACCTGCTGAAGGTTCGTGGCCGAGATGCAGCGATGATCTTTCAGGAGCCCATGACCGCGCTCAACCCAACCCGACGCATCGGTCGGCAGATGCTCGACGTGATCATTCACCATCAGCAACTGAGCAAGGCCGAGGCCCATGCCAAAGCCATTGCGTTGCTGCGCGACATGCACATCGCCGACCCCGAACAGATCATGGAAAGTTACCCTTTCGAGCTGTCTGGCGGCATGCGCCAGCGGGTGATGATTGCCCTGGCGTTTTCCTGCGATCCACAGCTATTGATTGCCGACGAACCCACCACTGCGCTGGACGTGACGGTGCAGCGCCAGGTGCTGTTGCTGCTGCGCGAGAAAGCACGCCAGCGTGGCACGGCGATTCTGTTGATTACCCACGACATGGCGCTGGTTTCGCAGTTCTGCGACCGGGTTTACGTGATGTACACCGGCGCGGTGGTGGAGCAGGGCGTCACCGCCGACGTCATGGCCGATCCGAGCCATCCGTACACCCAAGGCTTGCTCAGTGGCTTGCCGGAGCAGGTCGAACCGGGCACCGATTTGATGACCATTCCGGGGCAGGTCCCGAACCTGTCGGCGCTGCCGGGCGGTTGTACCTTCAGGGATCGCTGCGGGTATGCGATGCCCAAGTGCCTGACGCGTCCGCCGCTGATGGCGGTGGCGGAATCGGGGGATAGAAAAAGTGCCTGTTGGCTAGCCGATAACCCTGTCGCCCGCTCACTCCAACAAGTGATCTCTCGCCCATGA